The Stigmatopora argus isolate UIUO_Sarg chromosome 6, RoL_Sarg_1.0, whole genome shotgun sequence region atgtgtatgtgtatgtgtatgtgtatgtgtatgtgtgtgtgtgtgtgtgtgtgtgtatgtgtatgtgtgtgtgtgtgtatgtgtatgtatgtgtatgtatatatatatatatatgtatgtatatatatatatatatatatatatatatatatatatatatatatatatatatatatatatatatgtatgtgtatatatatatatatatatatatatatatatatatatatatatataactcaaAATAAAAACGCGTtaacaagttgttttttttaatacggtTAGTTTGTTGGCAAGGCGATGCGTCATTTCAAACCATTGTTTGGCTGTGACTGCTTTTTCCGAACCAAACCCGATCGAGAAAAACGAGTCGCACTCACAGCCATTTTGTTTTGCCGCTCTTTTTCCCTCTCCGCACGGATCTTCATCTGCTCGGCTCTCTCGGATCGCCGCTTCTCCTAAAAGGGCGAGAGCAGAGCGAGCGTTGCGGAGACGTCGACGGGCGGACGGGAAAACTCACGATGCGGTCGGTAAGGCCGTGgagctcctcttcctccttcttgcgCTTCTCAAAGTGGTCCCCAATCAGGGTCTGGAGCTCCGTCAGGTCTTTCTCCATCCGCTTGCGGTGGATGTCCTGGAAGGAGATGCGCCCATTTCACAGATCGATATCGATAGTCGTGATTTTAAATTGCAGGTTCGCCTCACGTCAAAGTCCACAAGTTCGCCTTCCGGGATTTTGGGGGCTGACAAGCAGGCCACAAAACCAGGCCTGAACAAAATTCAGaatcataaatttaaaaaaattgaataagtaAATGTTAATGTCATCACATACAGTACATTTTGTGGTCATAGTTgctagtaattaaaaaaaataaaattataacacTGTGCATTAGCAAATACAAACATTAAAACgctgaatgaagacactttgaTGATTGAAATGATGTTAAGGTTATGGATTATAGTTATAATATTCTTTTATCTTATAAATGATTTAGGTTCCACCAAAAGAAATCATCAGGATTATATATCAATGATAGTAATatgtattttgtatatttttaattgcaGTAATTTATAGTACacccaaaaaatgtaatatattttttatgtaattGAATAATAATACATCAGCATAATGTAGGTAAACATATTTGGTTAAAAAGATTAAATTCTTATCTGTAGAATTTTTTCATgcaattataataatttgattAAGTATATGGTCTTAAATATCTCAAAtgatataattattgatttcaataaTTCTGTTCAtctaattttcaaaatattgaacACACTATGTACGAAATGTATTCTAAATACAAAGACAATACAATTCAAATACAACTTTAGATTACCAACTCAAATCAGCTATTGGTATGTAAACATCTAAATAATAATGTACCTGCATAAATAACGAGAATACATCATAATAGTTTAATTCAATGGAATCCATCATCTCTCACCTTGATCTCTTCTTGGCATCTTtgacatgaaaaacaaaaaatatatatttactatataatatatttcaATTGACATCATGACGAAAAGTGACAACACGCCTCACCTTCTTCCTGCTCGTCGCCATCAACTAAGAAAAATTACAAACAAAAGTAACAGCTGGCAAAAATGCTCACTTGAAAAAGTTgacatatttgtattttaaaaaatcattaaaagctttactaactaccacaacacatacccTGTGAATACTATGTATTATTGCATGATACATATTCCAGGGTGGAATAAGTTAGCCAACGactctattgttttttttgtcattttagttagttagttagccGTTAGTTAGCCAGCGAATGGAACACCGTCGATAGGATCGGACGCCGAAGATATCCCTATTTAACACTTTGGCAGTTGAATTGGGTGATTGGCATCGGGGCATAAAGGTCAAGGCGGTAGACGGGCGCAGCTGCCTGGACGGTGGCAGCGggacaaaaatacaaaagagcACGGCGGTTTAGCACGCGACGtgataagcgtgttgcttaagCGCGGAAAGCAGCTAATAACGTGGCAGCGATAACACAAGCAGCTGATGGGGAAGGGTGGCGGGCAACTTTATGATTTTTAAAGCCCCCGAAGCCCCGGGACAAACAACCGCAAATAAGGGGTGTATTTGTGGCCGTTGCAAATGTCACGTTGCGATGGAAAAATGACAGGAAGTGGCACGCAAATAGCCTAAAATTCACGAGGAAGTCACCTGTATTTACCCGCTGCGCGAataacccttaaaattgccttgacattgttgaattttacaatttctcccgtataagccaccccttgattcccaattttcaccttcatattcatggttttaatagggagtacaaatgcgttactttgaagggaaaatcttaagaaaaataatcacatttttttgtatttctgagatactgtatgaatcaaaagcacatgattagggtcaatattataaggaattaattcatccagtaatggttgttttcttactgcaaaacagtaaataaccaacaaatagtaaacgtTACTTTGCCgaaatctactggtgaaaaagagtatagtaacgctgtaagtcttgtgcacaaataagccatacccttcattcagtcatcattttttttagttacaaatatggcttatgtgcgagaaaatacggtaacttaagGACCAGTTTGTTTCAACAAGGGGGTCAAATTGGCATTAGGGGCCTGTCGATATATCCCAATTGTGATGTATTGCAATACTAAGGTTATCAATTTTCATCTTCattcaataataaaaacaaatattcatttaCATGCTTgcgaacaaaaacaacaatatttctGTGTATTCTCCAACATTCCTAGCATGGTCACCGCAAATATTgaattaaaccaaaaaaaaaattaattatctTGCAATGATCAGATCTTCTTTGGCATTTTCTATGTAAAGCATGTGTCAAAAGACTCAcgttgttccctgcaacaaaacacacagacacaccgaAAACAAGGCCTTAGTCCCAGGTGTCTCCATCATGGCATCACGTCGCCATCTTGTCGTATACTCACTCGTACGAGGCCTCTTCGTCGTCCGACATTTTTGCACCCCGCAAAATACCCGCGCCTTTCAAAACAACACCCAAAATGTCACCTTACGCTTAAAATGAAAAGGCAGCCGCAGCAGACTCACCCGGACACTGTGGCGAGACGTCGACAAGGGTGAAAGTGTCCACGTTGTCCCCCCGCCCCGGTCCGGGTAAGCTTTTAAACCGGGGTCCGGATCACATGGCGGCACAATGGCGGCGGGCGCATACCTGCAAACAGTTGGCGACGGACATTCAAACATACGCTCTTTACTGGATGTGCTTTGACTATTTTTATACGGCAAAAAACCTGGACGCGCTGGACACTAGAGTGGGGATTAGAGTAGGCTTAGTGAGAGCGTGTAAACCTACTCCGGTGGGCTCTCAGGGGCCCCCCCGGCCTGCTTCTTTGATTTGTACGAAGACTTTTATTAAGACCTTGGTCGCGAATGAGTGCCAGGGTTGTGTAACTGACACAAAAGCCTACCCGTGATGCAATTGGACCCTCTTCAGCATAACTGCATTGAAGCTTTTAAAAGCTTATAAAAGAACACAACCACATTTTCCATCATATATTAGAATGATTTCAAAACTTTTTCCACCATCAGTGGGGTTGCTAATTGATAATTGCATCATTTGTACCACGTATCTTGAattgaaatgcttttattgtataATAAAAGTATAATAAGATTCAAAGCTTCACTACCaagtggacaaataacaacagcaaaCATAAAAACGGAcaggtaaataatcaatacataataataataaaattaataagtaataataataaatattaataataataattaataatcatAATACGTACTACTACtgataataataaacaattgAGTCACTGCCACCCAGTGGACAGATGAGGACGCATCAAATCTTGCTAAGCTATTAGTGTTGCACCAAAATCGACATCCACATCAGTACCGATATGGCGCTAAAATGAGGTCATGCGTATCGGGGAGTACGAAAAAATTATGTGCCGATGCGGCGCAATGTGTATTTTTCGAGGTCTTGTTTCCAAGCGCCAGTCGACCTAcgcaagatggccaccagcCAAAAAAAGAGCGCTTATTTCCCTTCCCGAGATGATGGAAGACATGCAAAGTAATCAAAAGTAAAGTACGTAAAGTTGTCTGTTGAAAGATGTACTTACTACTGCATTCATTGACCTTGGAGGTGAGTTGACATTACCACCGTGTGGTCAAAGTGATACCTAACATGCATACACTTAAGCTAAAATGCTAAATTGCTAGCCTTCTAGCTACTCTAGTTAAAGAGGACGTAGCCTTACAATATTATGCATTATGTGGCTTTTTCTTGTTGAAAATCCAGCCTCCGTTTAGCAGCATAACTTTTTTATTACTACTTTCCTGCTGAAGACTTGGGATGGAAAATTAGCATTTAGAATTCAGGCCCTAGAAATTAGGGCCAAAATTCTATCCTAAATTCTAATCAATCGGCCGATGACAGTACTGTGCTaatatcactttaaaaaaaaaatgtttatactaTACTCTACTATATACTTGCTGACTTAACTATATCAAGTCATTGCTATCGCAGATTGGTCAGATGCTTCTTTAAATCATTGGTTCTCAATGACGTTAATACTTTATATAGCATATAGAATTCTGCAATGATACCATATAATTTGAAAcagctcatttttatttcatttgatacTCAATTACTGCATATTCTGTTAGTTATTTTTTAGTACTTTCTGTTACCAGTCACATCTTCGTCCTCTTTCATAGCAATACTAGTATCCGTGTTGGCATAGTGTTTGTTTACTTTTACCAAATCTAAAGAGGTTAGTTTATGCTCAGTTTGATGGGGGGGGGGAAAACCTGCCATCAACAGAAAACTGAGTTTGTCTTTTGTCTTTATTGCTGTGTCAAAGAAAGAAAACTGGAGAGAATCGAGTGTTTTCATACTTGGTTTTCTGCtggattgaaatgaatgaaaatgcttCTTTTTTGTTCAGTGAGGCTCTACTGGGCGGGAGCCCCTGCGTCAAACATCTTCTTGCGTCCTTCCATGCCAGACATGGCCTCCACGTTCTTCCTCCAATCGTTGACTTCCGCCGTCTTTTCCTGAAGATGGAACGGTCAATGTTCCGGACTGCGGCTTTGTGTTCAAAGCGCACTGACCTTTTCCGTGTCTTCCTTTTTGACGGACTTGAGGTTGGCTCGCAGGTCCATGGACACTTTGTGCTTGGAGCCCAGCAGCGAGCGCAGGATGGCGTCGGCCGAGACCCTGACTCGCCGAAGGCTGGGTCGCTTGAATTTCCCTCTTAGGTCCAGCACCTTGATGTTCAGATCCTTTATCTAAAAGAACAATGTAGCACTTTaacaatttgttgttttttgtttgtttttgtttttttacctctcgTGAGTTGTGCAGGACTTTGACCTCGGTGTCATACCGTTCTTCATCCACAATGTCGATTTTGGAGTGAAGTTCTTCGCATAGTTTCTAGATGTAAACATGAAAATGAACATGAAATGGCGGTCATAGTTTGCGTTTTTGTCCAAGAAAAGTGGGACCACTTTGATAATCAAGCTATAAAGTCATTTTGCACTTTCAACCCTCAcaagaaaatcaaaataaaagcgtGGAGACATGACTGCTTGCCTTGAGGCAGCCCAATTCCATCACCATAAAAATGTGACcagtatttcaaaataagagagaCAAAGAAAGGGCATAGTGAATTTAGAGAATTCAGGCACCTGCAGCTCCTCCAAGCTCATGGAGTTGATGTTTAACGCGGGTGCGTTTTCTTCCAGGTACTTCTCTTTCTGGGCTTCCTTGTCCAGCTGCTCCTGCTCCAGATCTTCCTTGGCCTTGGCCACCATCAAGCTCTGTCACGCAACAACTCAAGCTGTTGATTTCCCACGCGGTCGGTCACGCAACCGCGAGCGACATCACTCACCTTGAGCATGAGCTTGCGTGAAGCTGAGATTTTGGATTTCTTCAACAGGAAACGATAATAAAGCACCCGTTAAAAGTATTTCATGGCTACGCTACACACGGGCAAAATGTCTTTCATCCAATTAGAATTCAGATCGTGGTCTCACGGACACCTCAAATTTGGATCCGATTAGGACTCGACTGTTCCTGCatccaaatatttaaaaatgggagAAGCCATGGCAATGGTACAATTGCTCCGCCAATTTGTACTTCGAACATTAGCTTTTTTATGCCTATTTCCccccatttttctgtgtttagctCACTCTTCTTCTACTAAGTGAAATGCAATTTCGCAATTGGTCAAGCAAATGGCCTTGATGAGGCCAGAATAAGATGTCTACGTAATGCACTTAAATGTGGAATCCATGTAAAGTTATAGTAGGTAGTTTGAAATCTTACCTCAGCCCTGTAATGGAAACAAACAACAGCATTAACACTGATTGTCTTCCCTAATCGGgctctaaaaataaacaaaggcgagatgacacacacacgcacacaaaacaaCACTTACACTTTCTCAGGCATCTTGTCTATCCGCGTTGATcctgaaagacaaaaataacaccTTTTGGGGGCCCCCAAAGGATCTTAATACACTTTCCACTCCAGAAACATTCCACCGCattgatgagtgtctgtctgGCATTTCCCAGAATGGAGCCGTCCCTATTTATTCAATTACTCCCGAGTCTTATCTTATCGCAATCCGTTCATTTTTGGGGTGTCTTTGTTGTAAAAAGCAATGCCGGGTAACATCAAGTTGCCCACCGAGCCCCCGTCCTTTGAACATCCCCTTTTTTTTAGGATTACTCAATGAATTTTTGGCAAAAAGAGCCGAGCGATGGCAGATGTGACAGAACAAAATGGCAGCAATTACCGAGGTTACAAAATGATACAATGTTTTCttctttaatacaaaataatgtAAGCAACCACACAATTGATAGACACGATCAAACGTGTATTATTGTCACCAACACAAGTCCCAAGACCCTTTCGTCTCAACGGAATTTAACCTAAAAACAAGCTCGTAATATTTTGTTAAACTATATGTTAAACTCATGCGGTGAAAATGATGATTTGAAGCATAAAAGCGTTGTTAGGCCTTACGTACCTTAGTGGGAAGATGAAGTGAGACAAAGTGATGGGAGGAAGCACAGACGAGGGCATATTTATCCGTCACCCGCTTTTGTCCCGCCTCCCTTGGCGAACACACCCCCATCAAAAAATTTATGTACACTCGATAGCTTAATTCAACCCTTTCACTACAGTAGACAATTATCCACAAGTTAGCATTAGCTCAACTCACTTACTGCCAGGCCAAGGTCAGATTCAGgcgctgggcctgcgtgggttttctccgggtattccggttacctcccacattccaaagatatggacggatgctctaaattgcccctaggtatgagtgtgagcgtgaatgctggTTTGTCTCCtgttgccctgcgattggctggccaccaattcagggtgtcccccgcctctggcccggagtcagctgggataggctccagcaccccccgccaccctaatgaggataaagtggttcagaaaatgagatgagaactttATATTTTACAGCATGGAAGAATAATCATACTAACTAAACACCCACGTTTTTAAACCCCAGCGTATTTGATCACATCCTATCAAGTGTAGGTATCTTTGCTGCCTTCTAGTGAATGAAATAAAGATTGCATTCGGTTTTTCTTCCACAGAATGAGCAATCAACACCcacattcacacccacattGCTCCCATTTGAAATACTACAATAAGACAAGTGACGTAGCTGctggatttttattttgtgcttgactaaaatgacttttgacCTTTCCGTGTTTGCTTTTATTCTGTTAACTTCGTAACGGATGCCATTGACTGCAAGTGCTGGGATCAACTTGAAATATAGCTCGTCTTTCGCCTTTCAAGCTTTCGTGACCTGTCAAATCGCCGAATTCTCTACTCGACTTTTGAGCGTGGCTAAAGCGGGATTGGTGCTTGTGGATGTCAACAAAATGGGCGTAGCTCAAAACGCAAGACTTCACTTGGAATGAGCCAGAGCTCCCGCCCCCTGGCCAAAACCGAAGCCTTTGGGTCCAAAATTCTTGGCATAGCAGCCTGTAAATTCACAAAGGAGCACTTCAAACCGCGTCTTAGCATTGTTAGCTAGTTCACGCTAGCCTACCTTTACAGAAGATTTCGCCGTCCCTGTCCGCCAAAGTGGTGGACTCCAGCCCTTTGCCGCAGTTGGCGCAACGGAAGCAGCTTTTGTGCCACgactgaggaaaaaaagtgggTAAATGTTAAAAGAGAAATCATCAATTTGGTTAAAGAAAGTCTGGATTTTCCCTCACGTTGCCGGCGCCAATAGCTTTCTCCGCCGCGTAGACCGTTTTTCCGCAACGGGGGCAAACATCGGAGCCGCTGGCTTTGGTGGCGAACTTGGAGGAATTCGGGTTATTGGTCGCTTGGTGCTGAGTTTCTCTGTTGGGGGAAGATTAAATTGTTGGCCAAAATGGAGTTTAAATAACAGTAATAGGAATATTTGTTTTTCGACACGGCTGACAACTCATATCAGTCAAACGTGACATTTTTCACCCTCGCTAACTGTAccatcaaatgttttttatgcatttattttcattttatagtaTTTTCGATCTTGCCAATGGTatccaattcattcaaattgGGAGGATTGCCTGTGAATGAGCAAGTTTCTGGGGTGAGGGTTTATTCCAAACTCCTTGGTTGCCATGGAAAGCGACCCACTTTCACTTGGAGGAGTATTTCcagtttttctttctctttttaaaattgtaaatcatgttaaaaaatgacaaaatcccGATGATGACCATATTTACGAATAACTTCCTCAAATTCTCCATTCACATTACCATTTGCCAAAATAGTTtacctcccaattcaaataatTATTTGAACTTCCTTCCTTTACTTGATCTATAATGACATCCAGTACTAATTGATGTGAAAATAATACAGTAATCTCCCCCTTTTCGCAGCGACCACCTCAGTGAAATCTGCGATACATCCATTTCATTCAAAAGCCACCACCATGGAATAAATAAGACGGAAAAAGTAGAGTGATTTAGTAAAATATAGACATCCTTACATTGGCACTTTAATTCCAAGAGCCTCTCCTGTGTCCACGCTGAGGGTCCCCGCTCCCCCACCGAAGCCGTAGCCCTTGGGCCCGTACTTCTTGCCGTAGCACGACTTGCAGTAGATCTCGTCGACGTGCACGGCCACCGTTGTGCTATCCAAGTTCTTCTTGCACACCACTTCCAACCAAaagagaagtaaaaaaaaaatcaattggaaTGCCTACATTCTAAAGTCCTAACGCAAATGATCTTTAACGAATGAgcttaattaccgtatttttcggactatatgTTGCAGCGGcccaaaaaaatagtatttttgggagggcatttttaAAATCTCTATACAGAGCAATTCTTGGCTTTACTCCAAACGAGgtgatttgtcatttactggttaCGGTATATTTTGCATGATTTTTACAGGTCTGAAAATACGGCCATCGGATCAGCATCGTTAAAACATAACGTGTGAATAATGGGTTTGGATCGGAAGTCAAAAAGTCAGTAAAACATACATAGACTACCTTGCAGTATGGAGTGTATCACTATTTTTttgttgagatttttttgtgtgtgtcacctGACCCACCCAGAGTGAATCCAGTTGGAATCCCCGCAAACGCTGCACGTCATTAGAAAGGAAAACAACTATGCGGTAGATAAACACTGTGTTCTCGGGCGGCGCGTGCGCTTCATCTTCCATAAAAGGCCAAGTTTGTCACACGGATTCAACGTTGCCATACAAGGACTCGGATGTTTCCACGCAAACATTTGCCTGCCGCGATCCTCTGCGATCCACAGCCACACCTTGACAGCCCTCGCGTCTGACGGTAGATGGACTTACTACACAAGAAGCAGGATTTATGCCAGCTTTTGCCTTCGCACTGCACTTCCTCCGCAAAGTAGACCGTCTT contains the following coding sequences:
- the tnni1b gene encoding troponin I type 1b (skeletal, slow) produces the protein MLKSLMVAKAKEDLEQEQLDKEAQKEKYLEENAPALNINSMSLEELQKLCEELHSKIDIVDEERYDTEVKVLHNSREIKDLNIKVLDLRGKFKRPSLRRVRVSADAILRSLLGSKHKVSMDLRANLKSVKKEDTEKEKTAEVNDWRKNVEAMSGMEGRKKMFDAGAPAQ
- the LOC144075399 gene encoding cysteine and glycine-rich protein 1-like; protein product: MPFGGGNKCGCCQKTVYFAEEVQCEGKSWHKSCFLCMVCKKNLDSTTVAVHVDEIYCKSCYGKKYGPKGYGFGGGAGTLSVDTGEALGIKVPIETQHQATNNPNSSKFATKASGSDVCPRCGKTVYAAEKAIGAGNSWHKSCFRCANCGKGLESTTLADRDGEIFCKGCYAKNFGPKGFGFGQGAGALAHSK